The segment GGCCACTGACCACGCCAACAAAAAATGATGCAAGTTCAGGGCCATATCTGCAATCCAAAGTTCGTGCATGGCTGTCATGGGTCAATCCCGGCCAGATCGTTTGCCGCTTTTCTATAGTAGTTCGGTTGTAGTTCCAGCACCATTGACAAGTATTTCCTCGCCGCCGAGTGATCATTCCGAAGGCGCGCCGCGTAACCCACGCTGTTGGCGGCAACCGATCGATCATCCCAGACTTCATAAAGGGCTATTGCCTCTTCATATCGGCCCTGCAGCGCAATACAAAAGGCTAGGTTACTCTGGGTGGTCACTGAGTCCGGCGCCAGTTCCACGGCACTTCGGAGCAGTCTCTCTGTCTCTTCGAGGTCGTCCGTGAGCAATCTTGACCAGCCAAGACCAGCCAGCACCTTGGGACGACCGGGAAGGATTGCGAGGGCCCGCTCGAAGTTTTCACGTGCCTCATCAAAGCGGGACAACAGGTCAGCGATTGCCCCCGGGACATTCCAGGC is part of the Gammaproteobacteria bacterium genome and harbors:
- a CDS encoding tetratricopeptide repeat protein translates to MPPALERFGLLWLPAAVLADAENYLTQAVALEPSCWMAWNVPGAIADLLSRFDEARENFERALAILPGRPKVLAGLGWSRLLTDDLEETERLLRSAVELAPDSVTTQSNLAFCIALQGRYEEAIALYEVWDDRSVAANSVGYAARLRNDHSAARKYLSMVLELQPNYYRKAANDLAGIDP